In Carettochelys insculpta isolate YL-2023 chromosome 31, ASM3395843v1, whole genome shotgun sequence, a single window of DNA contains:
- the PRNP gene encoding major prion protein homolog, with translation MGRHPITCWMVILLVATWSDVSLSKKGKGKPGGGGWNTGSNRNPNYPSNPSYPRNPSYPHNPGYPNNPAYPPNPRNPSYPQYPGYPSNPGFGGQPYYPAGGGTNFKNQKPWKPPKTKTNMKAVAGAAAAGAVVGGLGGYALGSAMSGIRMNFAHPDERQWWNDNYNRYPNRVYYKEYGDSSVPSGVFVHDCVNITVTQYNIDPNVNQNVTEVEVKVMKQVIREMCIQQYREYQLASGGKRLLSSSSLLLMIMLVSCFIMH, from the coding sequence ATGGGGAGGCATCCGATAACCTGCTGGATGGTCATCCTTTTGGTTGCCACGTGGAGCgatgtttccctttccaaaaaagGAAAGGGCAAACCTGGTGGAGGTGGTTGGAACACAGGAAGCAACCGGAATCCCAACTACCCCTCCAATCCCAGCTATCCCAGAAACCCAAGCTACCCCCACAATCCTGGTTATCCCAACAATCCCGCCTACCCCCCCAATCCCAGAAATCCTAGCTACCCCCAATATCCAGGCTATCCCAGCAACCCTGGTTTTGGTGGGCAGCCCTACTATCCAGCCGGTGGCGGAACCAACTTCAAAAACCAGAAGCCTTGGAAGcctcccaaaaccaaaaccaacatgAAAGCTGTGGCCGGTGCAGCAGCAGCCGGCGCCGTGGTGGGAGGCCTCGGAGGCTACGCGCTGGGAAGCGCCATGTCAGGGATTCGCATGAATTTCGCCCATCCCGATGAGAGACAGTGGTGGAACGACAACTACAATCGCTATCCCAACCGAGTTTACTACAAGGAATATGGTGACAGCTCAGTTCCCAGTGGAGTGTTCGTGCATGACTGCGTCAATATCACTGTGACCCAGTACAACATCGATCCCAATGTAAATCAAAATGTGACTGAGGTCGAAGTCAAAGTCATGAAGCAAGTGATCCGGGAGATGTGCATACAGCAGTATCGGGAATACCAGCTGGCATCTGGTGGCAAACGGCTCCTCTCCAGCTCCTCACTCCTCCTGATGATCATGCTTGTGTCGTGTTTTATAATGCATTAA